CGTGGCTTTGCCTTCCAGGCAGTCCAAAAAATGCTGGCATTCGGCGTCGAGCGGTTGGCCGGCGTCGATTTTGGGTATCACCACGTCGCCGCTGCGCACCAGCATGCGAAAGGCGCCGAAACTGTCGACGTAGCCCGGGTCGCGATCGCTCGCGGGCCGTTCGACATCGACCGATTTGTGATAAATCCGCACCGGTTCGTTCAGATCCATGTCGTTCCACACGACCATCTGCCGCTCGCCGACCACCGTGATCTCGCGCACTTTTTGCGGATTGAGCCAGCTCGCATGCACGCACGCTTGCACCTGCCGCGGATAGCTGAAATTCGCCACGACCACATCTTCCACGCCGGGCGTGAGATACGAAGTGCCGTAGGCGGTGGCCAGCCGCGGCTCGGCATCGAGCCAGTAGTTGAAGATGCTCACATCGTGGGCCCCGAGATCCCATAGGGCATTCACATCGGTGCGAAACGGTCCGAGGTTCGTGCGCGTCGAAAAAATGTAGCGGATATTGCCCAGGTCGCCGTGGGCAATCAGATTCTTCACCGCCCGGATGCCGTTGTTGAACAGAAACACATGTCCGACGGCCAGCAGCCGATTCCGCTGTTTGGCCAATTTCACGAGCGCTTCGGCATCTTCCACCGATCCGGCGAGCGGCTTTTCCACGAGCACGTGCTTGCCGGCCTCGAGGGCCGCCTTGGCGAGAGCGAAGTGGGTGTTGGTCGGCGTGGCGATCACGACGGCGTCGGCGGCCGGATCGTTTGCCGCGACCAAGGGATCGCTCGTCGTGCGAATCGACGTGGAGATATTGCGCTGAATGGTTGCCAAGCGCGAAGGCGAAAGATCGCATACCAGGCCGACCGTGGCCCGCTGGCTATTGATAAATGCCCGAACCAGATTCGGGCCCCAATGGCCGAGGCCGATGAAATTGATGGAGTTCAAGGGGAGGCTGTGAGGCTTGAGGCTTTGAGGCTTTGAGGTACGAAGCAGTGGAACTGTAACGCAGCGAGGTGGGAGGCGCATTCCTCATACCTCATAGTCTCACCGCCTCAAAGCCTCACGGCCCTAACTTCTGATTCCCATCCCGAGCAAGAGCACGGGGCGCAAAATATCCCACCAGCCGATGATGGGCTTCATTTTCGTGTTGCCGATCCGCCGCGGCGGATAAATCTTCGTGCACGGCACTTCCGTATGCCGGAAACCACAGACGATCAACTTGTAGAGCAAATAAACTTCCAGCCCGTAGCCGTCGAGCCAGCGCTGCTCGAGCCGCACGCGCGGATCGGCAAGGCACGAGAGCCGGATGGCACGGAAGCCGTTCGTGGTTTCCGTGAGCCGTTTGC
This genomic stretch from Pirellulales bacterium harbors:
- a CDS encoding Gfo/Idh/MocA family oxidoreductase — encoded protein: MNSINFIGLGHWGPNLVRAFINSQRATVGLVCDLSPSRLATIQRNISTSIRTTSDPLVAANDPAADAVVIATPTNTHFALAKAALEAGKHVLVEKPLAGSVEDAEALVKLAKQRNRLLAVGHVFLFNNGIRAVKNLIAHGDLGNIRYIFSTRTNLGPFRTDVNALWDLGAHDVSIFNYWLDAEPRLATAYGTSYLTPGVEDVVVANFSYPRQVQACVHASWLNPQKVREITVVGERQMVVWNDMDLNEPVRIYHKSVDVERPASDRDPGYVDSFGAFRMLVRSGDVVIPKIDAGQPLDAECQHFLDCLEGKATPINDGAVGLQAVRALAAAQQSMRNCSALTEIAGPVRRAAAA